The following proteins are co-located in the Leptolyngbya sp. SIO1E4 genome:
- a CDS encoding ABC transporter ATP-binding protein produces the protein MSDATAISLKNVSKVFKRYHRPVDRLKEILLPGKPRAEEFWALQNINLEIPKGETVGIIGRNGSGKSTLLQIIAGTLQPTTGEVRVHGRVSALLELGSGFNPEFTGRQNVFFNGRILGLSQAEIEERFDRIAAFADIGEFIDQPVKTYSSGMFVRLAFSVAINAEPDILVVDEALSVGDEAFQRKCFARIYDVQEKGASVLFVSHSAASIVELCDEAALIDQGEMILRGMPKVVVANYQKLIYAPEDKRAVLKEEFKRGKLTQAKLDKESPADTDDKAKLESETSDPVTRDPLVFYDPYLIPQHSVRYQSRGAKIKNPIIQTLEDKQVNLLTRNEKYVYRYSVYFADEAFRVRFGMLIKTITGFELGGAGSHATGKEIDHVQAGTLVNVEFEFLCTLLPGTYFLNAGVLGRVDEADIYLDRSIDALMFKVNTETDLTATGIIDFQIVPKVSNCVVVTRS, from the coding sequence ATGTCGGATGCTACTGCAATTTCTCTTAAAAATGTCTCTAAGGTATTTAAGCGATATCATCGCCCGGTTGATCGGCTGAAAGAAATTTTGTTGCCTGGGAAACCAAGGGCAGAGGAATTTTGGGCACTGCAAAATATCAACTTAGAGATTCCGAAAGGGGAGACTGTTGGCATTATCGGCCGCAATGGATCCGGAAAAAGTACGTTGTTGCAAATCATTGCTGGGACATTGCAGCCAACGACTGGTGAGGTTCGGGTTCATGGACGCGTGTCTGCATTGTTAGAGTTGGGAAGCGGATTTAACCCAGAGTTTACGGGCCGTCAGAATGTATTCTTCAACGGGCGGATTTTAGGATTGAGCCAGGCAGAAATTGAAGAGCGCTTTGATCGGATTGCAGCATTTGCAGATATCGGAGAATTTATTGATCAGCCGGTTAAGACCTATTCAAGTGGGATGTTTGTCAGGCTAGCATTTTCAGTAGCGATTAATGCTGAGCCGGATATCTTGGTGGTTGATGAAGCGCTGTCAGTTGGAGATGAAGCATTCCAGCGCAAGTGCTTTGCGCGAATTTATGATGTTCAAGAGAAAGGAGCGAGTGTATTATTTGTATCTCATTCAGCAGCGTCAATTGTAGAATTGTGTGACGAAGCTGCACTCATTGATCAAGGCGAGATGATTTTAAGGGGAATGCCTAAGGTCGTTGTCGCTAACTATCAAAAGCTAATTTATGCGCCTGAAGATAAACGGGCGGTGCTGAAAGAAGAGTTTAAGCGCGGGAAATTGACTCAGGCAAAGCTAGATAAGGAATCCCCCGCTGATACCGATGATAAAGCTAAATTAGAGAGCGAAACGTCGGATCCTGTCACTAGAGATCCCTTGGTTTTCTACGATCCGTATTTAATCCCTCAGCATTCTGTAAGATATCAGTCTCGTGGGGCAAAGATTAAAAATCCTATCATTCAAACACTTGAGGACAAACAAGTTAACCTGCTAACCCGAAACGAGAAATACGTTTATCGTTATTCTGTTTACTTTGCTGACGAGGCCTTTAGGGTTCGGTTTGGCATGTTGATTAAAACGATTACAGGGTTTGAATTGGGTGGAGCGGGATCTCATGCGACAGGTAAAGAGATCGATCACGTTCAAGCAGGTACCCTGGTAAATGTGGAGTTTGAGTTTCTCTGCACGTTGTTGCCTGGAACGTATTTCTTGAATGCAGGAGTTTTAGGCCGAGTGGATGAGGCTGACATTTATTTAGACCGCTCGATTGATGCGCTTATGTTTAAGGTGAATACTGAAACGGATTTAACCGCTACTGGAATCATTGATTTCCAAATAGTGCCTAAAGTCTCCAATTGTGTGGTCGTTACCCGTAGCTAA
- a CDS encoding ABC transporter permease, translating into MKAIWRQLVRLQPWIPLNDQQWAKLDLLKTLVQRDMEARYKGSIIGNLWPLLNQLAQLLIYTYVFAIVLRVKLSLRGMPADNSFVFGLWLFAGLLPWIAFSSGLTQAAGAVVTQSNLVKKVVFPLTLLPLVPVCTSFLESTFGLMALITFVAFVNHVLHLTLLLLPLVWLPQLLLTAGLGFLAAGLTVFIRDIPQTLGVILNLWFYATPLIYPAEMIPQPLQQWVFWLNPLAAVGEMYRDVVLIGEVTHWGEWGAATGISAIVFIGGFWCYRQLRPAFADVL; encoded by the coding sequence ATCAAAGCCATTTGGCGACAGTTAGTACGCCTACAGCCCTGGATCCCCCTGAATGATCAGCAGTGGGCCAAGCTAGACCTGCTCAAAACTCTCGTGCAGCGGGATATGGAAGCTCGCTACAAAGGGTCTATTATCGGCAATCTATGGCCGCTATTGAACCAACTCGCTCAGCTTTTGATTTATACCTATGTATTTGCCATTGTATTGCGGGTAAAGCTGAGCTTAAGGGGGATGCCTGCCGATAATTCCTTTGTGTTTGGCCTGTGGTTGTTTGCTGGACTATTACCCTGGATAGCGTTTAGTAGTGGCTTAACCCAGGCCGCTGGTGCTGTTGTGACTCAGTCAAACTTGGTTAAAAAGGTCGTTTTCCCCTTAACCCTACTGCCGCTGGTGCCTGTCTGTACCAGTTTTTTAGAGAGTACCTTTGGCCTGATGGCACTCATTACTTTTGTGGCCTTTGTTAACCATGTGTTGCATCTCACCCTATTATTGTTGCCTTTAGTTTGGCTGCCGCAGCTATTGCTAACAGCCGGACTGGGGTTTTTGGCCGCAGGGCTAACCGTGTTTATTCGAGATATTCCACAGACATTGGGGGTCATCTTGAATCTTTGGTTTTATGCGACACCGTTAATTTATCCCGCAGAGATGATTCCACAGCCATTGCAACAATGGGTATTTTGGCTCAATCCCTTAGCGGCAGTGGGAGAAATGTATCGAGATGTTGTGTTAATTGGTGAGGTAACCCACTGGGGCGAATGGGGCGCTGCGACTGGTATTTCAGCGATCGTCTTTATCGGTGGATTCTGGTGTTATCGTCAGCTGCGTCCTGCATTTGCAGATGTCCTTTAG
- a CDS encoding glycosyltransferase family 4 protein, with amino-acid sequence MEIAIAHEWLETYAGSERVVEQLINLYPDADLFSLVDFLAPNERSFIHNKPVTASFIQRLPRARKMFRQYLPLMPLAIEQFDLSGYDLVISSNHAVAKGVVTRADQLHISYVHTPIRYAWDLQWQYLEQAGLKQGLKGVITRLILHYLRLWDVSTASRVDRFVANSHFIARRIWKTYRRRAEVIYPPVAVQQFRADRPRDDFYLTVSRFVPYKRVDLTIAAFNQLGLPLIVIGEGSHRAQLQQDARPNIQFLGYQPDAVVIDHMERCKAFIFPAEEDFGITPVEAQAAGAPVIAYGRGGVAETVIAGKTGLFFPLQTVAALVSAVQRFEQMHLPAAATIRHHAEQFSQARFRSTFQRFLDTTWSQFQQGERLD; translated from the coding sequence ATGGAAATTGCGATCGCCCATGAGTGGTTAGAGACCTATGCTGGCTCAGAACGGGTGGTTGAGCAACTGATCAATCTGTATCCTGACGCCGATCTCTTTAGCCTGGTAGATTTCCTGGCGCCCAACGAGCGATCGTTTATCCACAACAAACCGGTCACGGCTTCTTTTATTCAGAGACTGCCCAGGGCTCGAAAGATGTTCCGGCAATATTTGCCGCTGATGCCGCTCGCGATCGAACAATTTGACCTATCCGGTTACGACCTCGTGATTTCCAGCAACCATGCCGTTGCCAAGGGAGTGGTCACCCGTGCTGATCAGCTCCACATCAGCTATGTTCACACCCCTATTCGCTATGCCTGGGATCTTCAGTGGCAGTATCTTGAGCAAGCTGGCCTCAAACAAGGGCTAAAAGGTGTCATCACCCGGCTCATCCTCCATTATTTGCGTCTATGGGACGTCAGCACAGCATCTCGGGTCGATCGCTTTGTTGCCAATTCTCACTTCATTGCCCGGCGCATTTGGAAAACCTACCGCCGACGAGCTGAGGTGATTTATCCTCCGGTCGCCGTTCAGCAGTTTCGCGCCGATCGCCCCAGAGATGACTTTTATCTCACCGTTTCGCGGTTTGTTCCCTACAAGCGGGTCGACCTTACCATTGCAGCCTTTAACCAACTCGGTCTGCCCCTCATCGTCATTGGGGAGGGTTCCCATCGGGCTCAACTGCAACAAGATGCACGGCCTAATATTCAGTTTTTAGGCTATCAGCCTGACGCAGTGGTCATCGATCACATGGAGCGCTGTAAAGCCTTTATTTTTCCAGCAGAAGAGGATTTTGGCATTACCCCTGTTGAAGCCCAGGCTGCTGGCGCCCCGGTGATTGCCTATGGCCGCGGCGGTGTTGCAGAAACTGTCATCGCCGGAAAAACAGGGCTTTTCTTTCCCCTTCAGACAGTCGCTGCCCTCGTTAGCGCAGTTCAAAGGTTTGAGCAAATGCATTTGCCTGCCGCCGCCACCATTCGGCACCATGCGGAACAGTTTTCACAGGCACGATTCCGCAGTACCTTTCAGCGATTTTTAGACACAACATGGTCACAGTTTCAGCAAGGGGAACGGCTGGATTAA
- a CDS encoding O-antigen ligase family protein — protein sequence MAHIDGQSRGLGQGATIWSAVLLIGLSLFPYPYVTLVSLLGFLCLCLWQTYCHPRQLLSLLHRWGLLVLGILLIISSSFAFEPSEAYLQLAHFLPFFWFWAVLVLYLQTTPNPWQQIYRWAIALVLVTIPINLVGIIEYFLKRHLPEGTLTTFPGLAWLYIGDFSHPRTFSLFDYPNTLANYLVMMLGLNIGLLFLRPRAGCLKSLPGWCRGVLSVNVLLTLMCLYCSGSRNGYLVATFLLLVSLFGIRTQRWVRSLGIAGLALIIVTTVRFGIGGRNLSWAWVTDDPRVGVWQLALQLTQERPILGHGLGNYKLLYNGEIPGYDFIAHAHNLWLMMAAETGIFAAIILTLAVGVMCYRAAKALFMLRDKPNHYAVLFAYSLCFLSTALFSLLDVTLFEVRVNLLGWLSLAVLSCGPELSRIAHHELD from the coding sequence ATGGCGCATATTGATGGTCAATCACGGGGGCTAGGTCAAGGGGCAACTATCTGGAGTGCGGTTCTACTGATCGGGTTGAGCCTCTTTCCTTATCCTTATGTCACCTTGGTAAGCCTGTTAGGGTTCCTGTGCCTATGTTTATGGCAAACCTATTGCCATCCTAGACAACTCTTGAGCCTGCTTCACCGATGGGGACTTTTAGTCTTAGGGATCTTACTGATCATTAGCTCAAGCTTTGCTTTTGAACCGAGTGAAGCCTATTTGCAATTGGCCCATTTCCTCCCCTTCTTCTGGTTTTGGGCAGTCCTTGTTTTATACCTGCAGACGACCCCCAACCCTTGGCAGCAAATCTATCGATGGGCGATCGCACTGGTTTTGGTGACAATTCCCATCAATCTGGTTGGCATTATTGAATATTTTCTCAAGCGCCATCTTCCTGAAGGGACGCTAACCACGTTTCCAGGACTTGCCTGGCTTTACATCGGTGATTTTAGTCATCCAAGAACATTCTCTCTTTTTGACTATCCCAACACCCTGGCAAATTACCTCGTCATGATGTTGGGTTTAAACATCGGCCTTTTATTTCTAAGGCCAAGGGCAGGGTGTTTAAAATCGTTGCCCGGATGGTGCCGGGGGGTGCTCTCTGTCAATGTTCTTCTGACCCTCATGTGTCTTTATTGCTCAGGGTCTCGCAATGGTTACTTAGTTGCGACTTTCTTGCTTTTAGTCAGCCTTTTCGGCATCAGAACCCAGCGTTGGGTGCGATCGCTAGGCATAGCAGGCTTAGCACTGATTATCGTAACCACCGTCAGATTTGGGATTGGCGGCAGAAACCTTTCCTGGGCTTGGGTAACAGATGACCCGAGAGTTGGCGTCTGGCAATTAGCCCTGCAGCTCACTCAAGAACGACCTATTCTAGGCCACGGATTAGGCAACTATAAGCTGCTCTACAATGGTGAAATTCCCGGCTATGACTTTATTGCCCATGCCCATAACCTCTGGCTGATGATGGCAGCGGAGACGGGGATCTTCGCCGCAATTATCTTGACCCTAGCAGTCGGGGTGATGTGCTATCGAGCTGCTAAGGCACTCTTCATGCTGAGGGATAAGCCCAACCACTACGCGGTGCTGTTTGCCTACAGCCTATGTTTTCTCAGCACAGCCTTGTTTTCCTTGCTAGACGTCACCCTTTTTGAGGTGAGAGTCAACTTATTGGGCTGGCTGAGCTTGGCAGTGCTTTCTTGCGGTCCAGAACTCAGCCGAATTGCCCATCATGAGCTAGATTAA
- a CDS encoding cytochrome B6-F complex subunit VI (PetL) → MGGTVAYFIMLGAGFGAAMALYFGLRAVKLI, encoded by the coding sequence ATTGGTGGAACGGTTGCCTATTTCATTATGCTAGGCGCAGGGTTTGGCGCGGCAATGGCGCTCTACTTTGGGCTGCGTGCAGTCAAGTTAATCTAG
- the wbaP gene encoding undecaprenyl-phosphate galactose phosphotransferase WbaP produces MTPLSQILRPASAPLTFSLRLLSTSAPLVVADALGLILAGIISVHVRLALGGQFEPELYWQLWPLLGIMLLIYGVANLYPAVGLSPVEELRRLCLSTTLFYMALGAVIFLTREGTTYSRGIFLMAWLLSMGGSWLSRVGIRKIFSRCTWWGFPVLIMGAGKTGELVIRTLKRQPSLGLKPVAVLDDDPQKQGTLEAVPVLGQLSLTPYIAQELNVSYAIVAMPGVPREKLLAILERYGKTFPHLLVIPDLFGFASLWVSATDMGGILGLEIRQRLLLPGPRLIKTALDWLLTVIVGLLALPLFGIIIIAVKLDSPGPIFYGQYRLGRGARPFIAWKFRTMVMDADWVLDQHLAQNVTLREQWEKTRKLKQDPRITRIGRILRRTSLDELPQLWNVMRGEMSLVGPRPIVDDEIVHYADKFELYKRVLPGITGLWQVSGRSDVTYSERVTLDAYYVRNWSVWLDIYILLKTIWVVLVGDGAY; encoded by the coding sequence ATGACACCTTTGTCTCAGATTCTTAGACCTGCTTCTGCACCGCTGACGTTTTCGCTGCGATTGCTCTCTACGTCGGCCCCACTGGTTGTTGCCGACGCGCTTGGGCTGATCTTGGCGGGCATCATCAGCGTTCATGTGCGCCTAGCTTTAGGCGGGCAGTTTGAGCCAGAACTTTATTGGCAATTGTGGCCCCTGCTGGGGATCATGCTCCTGATTTATGGCGTTGCTAATCTGTATCCAGCGGTCGGGCTTAGCCCTGTAGAAGAACTGCGCCGCTTATGCCTGTCCACCACGCTTTTCTACATGGCGCTGGGGGCAGTTATTTTTTTAACCCGAGAAGGGACAACCTATTCCAGAGGAATTTTCCTAATGGCCTGGCTTCTATCGATGGGTGGAAGCTGGCTTTCTCGGGTAGGCATCCGCAAAATTTTCTCGCGCTGTACCTGGTGGGGCTTTCCAGTACTCATTATGGGGGCGGGCAAAACCGGAGAATTAGTCATTCGCACCCTGAAGCGCCAGCCCAGCCTTGGTCTCAAACCCGTTGCGGTTCTGGATGATGATCCGCAAAAACAGGGCACGTTAGAAGCGGTCCCTGTCCTCGGTCAGCTTTCACTAACGCCTTACATTGCTCAGGAGTTGAACGTTAGCTACGCGATCGTAGCAATGCCAGGGGTACCCCGTGAAAAGCTGCTGGCGATCTTAGAGCGCTATGGCAAAACCTTTCCTCACTTACTTGTGATTCCCGACCTGTTTGGCTTTGCCAGTTTATGGGTAAGTGCAACGGATATGGGGGGCATTTTAGGGCTAGAAATCCGTCAGCGTCTTTTACTGCCTGGGCCCAGGCTGATTAAGACAGCCCTTGATTGGTTACTGACCGTGATTGTGGGGCTGCTAGCGCTACCTCTCTTTGGAATCATTATTATCGCGGTAAAACTAGATTCCCCAGGGCCGATTTTCTATGGTCAATACCGGCTCGGTCGGGGGGCTCGCCCCTTCATCGCATGGAAGTTTCGCACTATGGTCATGGATGCTGACTGGGTCTTAGATCAGCATCTAGCGCAAAACGTCACGCTCCGAGAACAGTGGGAAAAAACTCGTAAGCTGAAGCAAGACCCCAGAATCACGCGCATTGGCAGAATCTTAAGGCGCACAAGCCTGGATGAGCTGCCTCAACTCTGGAACGTCATGCGAGGCGAGATGAGTTTAGTTGGCCCGCGTCCGATTGTGGATGATGAAATTGTCCATTATGCTGATAAATTTGAGCTGTATAAGCGAGTACTACCTGGTATCACAGGACTGTGGCAAGTCTCTGGACGAAGTGATGTCACCTATTCAGAGCGAGTAACTTTAGATGCTTATTATGTGAGAAACTGGTCAGTCTGGCTAGACATCTATATTCTGTTAAAAACGATATGGGTAGTGTTGGTGGGGGATGGCGCATATTGA
- a CDS encoding mucoidy inhibitor MuiA family protein, which produces MQTPASSSQAAYVPIATRIAAVTVYPHQARITRRGQIEVLEQRLTLEIKDLPTALQPDSVQAYPRGSAKVILQEPWIETVMELPNRHEEVGHLTRQLHQLEDTFRGCKDRLVALNLQRTFLESLVEQAASSLAQGLSQQSTSLTDISDILQFFEQSYQQVTDAIAKHERLKQDLDHQLQDTRQQLKQLHAQTTPQYRLLLPLIVEQPGLFELDIVYDVDHAQWSPLYHVRLEDNPHTLQIDCIAQVRQNTGEPWEHVDIKVSTALSGKSPALPKTGCWYINLSRKNSNPERQDAIPSRVKTRSSILDETYRMLGAVPGSEIPTAKADEEDIGLPMMKSTNAIIGFSAPEPAVVLSDDRPHQVPIGQLHLDSQFTYVALPQRYSAPYLQAHLVNSSERRPLLPGTVHLFRNGGYVGQEHLEYVAPGEPFQLSLGLDERVLTQRELVARETQAGNQCRDIRAYRLTLHNPCTHPIDITVFEQIPVSQTDRIHVSLVKAEPQTFALESGLCQWSIRLEAQETQHIHYQYVVEYPCDTSVLGLDVS; this is translated from the coding sequence GTGCAGACGCCCGCTTCCTCATCTCAGGCTGCCTATGTCCCGATTGCAACTCGGATCGCTGCAGTTACGGTTTATCCCCATCAAGCCCGAATTACTCGGCGCGGGCAAATTGAAGTCCTTGAGCAGCGCCTGACTCTGGAAATTAAGGATTTGCCCACAGCGCTGCAGCCGGATAGTGTGCAAGCATACCCCAGAGGCTCGGCCAAGGTGATTTTACAAGAACCTTGGATAGAGACTGTGATGGAGCTACCCAACCGCCACGAAGAGGTCGGTCATTTGACCAGGCAGCTTCATCAGCTTGAAGACACTTTTCGCGGGTGTAAAGATCGGCTGGTTGCCTTAAACTTACAGCGCACTTTTTTGGAATCCTTGGTCGAGCAAGCTGCCAGCAGTTTGGCTCAGGGGTTATCGCAACAGTCTACAAGCCTGACTGATATCTCCGATATCTTGCAGTTTTTTGAACAGTCTTACCAACAAGTCACCGACGCGATCGCGAAGCATGAGCGATTAAAGCAAGATTTAGATCATCAACTGCAAGATACGCGACAGCAACTAAAGCAGCTCCACGCCCAGACAACTCCCCAGTATCGACTCTTGCTGCCGCTGATTGTTGAGCAGCCAGGACTCTTTGAACTCGACATCGTTTATGACGTCGATCATGCCCAATGGAGTCCGCTTTATCACGTTCGATTAGAAGATAATCCCCATACCTTACAGATAGACTGCATTGCCCAGGTTCGACAAAATACGGGAGAACCTTGGGAACACGTTGATATCAAGGTATCAACAGCCTTATCCGGTAAAAGCCCAGCTCTCCCCAAAACGGGCTGCTGGTATATCAACCTCTCACGCAAAAACAGCAATCCTGAGCGCCAAGACGCTATCCCTTCCCGGGTAAAAACTCGCAGCTCGATCTTGGATGAAACCTATCGCATGTTGGGAGCAGTACCGGGGAGTGAAATTCCGACCGCTAAGGCTGATGAAGAAGACATCGGTTTACCCATGATGAAATCGACCAATGCCATCATTGGTTTCTCAGCACCAGAACCAGCAGTTGTTCTAAGTGATGATCGTCCCCATCAGGTTCCCATCGGTCAGCTACATCTCGATAGCCAGTTTACCTACGTTGCCTTGCCACAACGGTACAGCGCTCCTTATCTACAGGCTCATCTTGTCAATTCGAGTGAGCGTCGGCCCTTGTTACCAGGAACAGTTCACCTATTCAGAAACGGCGGCTATGTAGGGCAAGAACACCTTGAGTATGTTGCCCCTGGAGAACCCTTCCAACTCAGCCTGGGGTTAGATGAACGAGTTTTGACGCAACGAGAATTAGTGGCAAGGGAAACTCAAGCAGGAAACCAATGTCGTGATATTCGCGCTTACCGCTTAACCCTCCACAACCCCTGTACCCACCCCATTGATATCACTGTGTTTGAGCAGATTCCCGTGAGTCAGACCGATCGCATTCATGTCAGCTTAGTGAAAGCCGAGCCGCAAACGTTTGCCTTAGAGTCGGGTCTTTGTCAGTGGTCAATACGGTTAGAGGCCCAGGAAACTCAACACATCCATTATCAATATGTGGTTGAGTATCCCTGTGATACTTCAGTTCTAGGATTAGATGTTTCTTAA
- a CDS encoding sulfotransferase, producing the protein MTEGEISKGQPIVIAGMHRSGTSLTASILQKSGVDIGEKLLGSGTGNSKGHFEDVDFLSLHQEFLVSQGVSSEGWTSLSKVIVSEQLTAKAKSLLGERSQKPTLWGWKDPRTVLFLDFWHELIPNAKFVFVYRVPWEVVDSLFKRGDPAFINNPKLAVQVWSAYNTAVLDFYTRNPDCSVLLNVENLQRPGNELISVVVKKLGIPLNPLGEDVYLPGEMHDEVSKTHRPALLSRYFPDALELYQKLESVADLPAYEKPFRQRNASAEETYEDWVFQDWLMSQRHLAAKRRVQVELQQTQGELQQTQGALQQTQGELQQTQAELQRTQSELQQMQAALQQTQGSLQQTQAALRQAEETVMSMESSKFWKARQLWMRIKSAIGLNYA; encoded by the coding sequence ATGACAGAAGGTGAAATCTCTAAGGGTCAACCCATTGTAATTGCAGGGATGCATCGTTCAGGTACATCCTTAACAGCGTCGATTCTTCAGAAATCTGGCGTGGATATTGGCGAAAAATTATTAGGGAGTGGTACTGGAAATTCTAAAGGTCACTTTGAAGATGTAGATTTTTTATCTCTGCATCAGGAATTTCTAGTGTCCCAAGGCGTCAGCTCAGAAGGATGGACAAGCCTGAGCAAAGTTATTGTTTCAGAACAGCTAACGGCTAAAGCAAAGTCCCTGTTGGGAGAGCGATCGCAGAAGCCAACTCTGTGGGGCTGGAAAGATCCTAGGACAGTCTTATTTCTAGATTTTTGGCATGAATTAATTCCAAATGCCAAATTTGTTTTTGTCTATCGTGTTCCTTGGGAAGTGGTGGACTCACTCTTTAAAAGAGGCGATCCTGCTTTTATCAATAATCCAAAACTTGCTGTGCAGGTTTGGTCTGCTTATAACACTGCTGTCCTTGATTTTTATACTCGAAATCCAGATTGCTCTGTATTGTTAAACGTTGAGAATTTACAGCGCCCTGGAAATGAGTTGATTTCCGTTGTTGTGAAGAAATTAGGTATCCCGCTTAACCCGCTGGGAGAAGATGTTTATTTGCCTGGCGAGATGCATGACGAGGTCAGTAAAACTCATCGGCCTGCGTTGCTATCTAGGTATTTCCCGGATGCTCTAGAACTCTATCAGAAACTAGAAAGTGTGGCCGATCTGCCTGCGTATGAAAAGCCTTTTAGGCAGCGCAACGCTTCTGCAGAAGAAACCTATGAAGATTGGGTATTTCAAGATTGGCTGATGAGCCAAAGGCATTTAGCCGCTAAACGGCGAGTTCAGGTAGAGCTTCAACAAACTCAAGGCGAACTCCAGCAGACTCAAGGCGCTCTGCAACAAACTCAAGGCGAACTCCAGCAGACTCAAGCTGAGCTTCAGCGAACTCAAAGCGAACTGCAGCAGATGCAAGCTGCTTTGCAACAGACCCAAGGCAGCCTGCAGCAAACGCAGGCTGCCCTCCGGCAGGCTGAAGAAACGGTGATGTCTATGGAAAGCAGTAAGTTCTGGAAGGCCCGTCAGCTTTGGATGAGAATAAAGTCCGCGATTGGTTTAAACTATGCCTAG